The following coding sequences are from one Triticum dicoccoides isolate Atlit2015 ecotype Zavitan chromosome 4A, WEW_v2.0, whole genome shotgun sequence window:
- the LOC119288033 gene encoding uncharacterized protein LOC119288033 encodes MDATTESSRSPPLHQDPPLPPRESLSPTRSASAMAVAASTSRRAPAPCAVTQPPASASRDRRSAGQWTAHQLGTSGMGPTSLGGGAPSAAAHAHGGTSLNRCCYSAVLESPSTAAVVWLSLCYGYNLPLVSSSLFLLL; translated from the exons ATGGACGCCACGACCGAATCCAGCAGGTCCCCGCCGCTGCACCAAGATCCTCCCCTCCCTCCCAGAGAGTCCCTCTCTCCCACACGCTCTGCATCCGCTATGGCCGTCGCAGCTTCCACCTCCAGAAGAGCACCTGCTCCTTGTGCGGTTACCCAGCCGCCCGCATCCGCAAGT AGAGATCGACGGTCGGCTGGGCAGT GGACGGCACATCAATTGGGGACGAGCGGGATGGGGCCAACAAGCCTAGGAGGAGGAGCTCCATCCGCAGCAGCTCATGCTCATGGAGGCACAAGTCTGAATCGTTGCTGTTACTCTGCTGTCCTGGAGTCACCATCCACAGCAGCCGTGGTGTGGCTGAGCCTCTGCTACGGCTACAACCTCCCTCTGGTGAGCTCCTCCCTGTTCCTTCTTCTCTGA